From a region of the Odontesthes bonariensis isolate fOdoBon6 chromosome 4, fOdoBon6.hap1, whole genome shotgun sequence genome:
- the akap8l gene encoding A-kinase anchor protein 8-like, which produces MDSRGYGSGYSSWGGGGSGSRGSGGFDLYGGGFKDSMSGFGGYGGGGGGGGGGSGSGSGSGHMKRGLSGGSLLSSSTGTHADAVIAKINQRLDMLTQMEGGFKGPRSDRFDQYESFDSRTSGLSSSRDLYRSSSSSYGFGDGRGDSMLLSQRGGSGFGGGMGLGGGGGFDSPSSSYGVAKMRPSMREPFTGAQGGGSGGGGWAGAGRRSPRRGGSTGGRGAGGGFGSRRSDPTPLGGGLRGSGSGGQSHRGHSPGGGRGKLPSLLSNRMYPESGGFQGSTPGPHDFPGRHFGGGPRAGRQRGRKRPLNKQVKPQREVQKKRKQTLTAADEPESKINRTECEGSEATKEEPEKNGADSKAETGAEDTKPTEDGDQASPKQDEKKKPQGKQTPVQGQEKHPKMRKRRGFLERVMFACSVCKFRSFYKEEMETHLESRFHKDHFKFLSSQLSKPTTDFLQEYLKNKFKKTDERVSQLENHSAAICQMYREQDLTKDLGMEHFMRKVEAAHCAACDLFIPMQPHLIQKHIKSPDHNYNRKGMMEQSKRGSLSVARSILNHKLIGKKLESYLKGENPFIGNHDDQDPEDSMAMDVSELELPSETAEGQTEVTAAKDEAAPDGETEKEVAEEETVETTTATTAVVEEKMEEQQQEEEQQQQEQQQQEENQEEEEGFEVGEEEEEDEGYVVHDELGEEGLQGDQEAQFHEDEGVDNLLEAGDH; this is translated from the exons ATGGACAGCAGAGGCTACGGTTCTG GTTACTCCAGTTGGGGAGGTGGAGGCTCAGGCAGCAGAG gTTCCGGTGGCTTTGATCTGTATGGGGGAGGTTTTAAGGACTCGATGTCTGGGTTTGGAGGCTATggcggaggtggaggaggaggaggaggtggcagTGGCAGCGGTAGCGGCAGCGGCCATATGAAGCGAGGGCTCTCAGGAGGCTCTCTGCTCTCGTCATCCACAGGCACACATGCAGATGCGGTCATTGCCAAGATTAACCAGCGCCTGGACATGCTCACTCAAATGGAAGGGGGGTTTAAGGGGCCTCGGAGTGACAG GTTTGACCAGTACGAGTCATTCGACTCGCGCACCTCCGGTCTCTCCTCCTCCCGAGATCTCTACAGATCTAGCAGCAGTAGCTATGGTTTTGGGGATGGCCGTGGGGACAGCATGCTGTTGAGTCAGCGAGGAGGCTCGGGCTTCGGAGGGGGAATGGGGCTagggggaggaggaggctttgacagcccctcctcttcctatGGAGTCGCAAAAATGCGACCGAGTATGAGGGAGCCCTTCACCGGTGCCCAGGGAGGAGGTTCTGGAGGTGGAGGATGGGCTGGAGCAGGCCGACGTTCCCCCAGAAGGGGTGGAAGTACTGGGGGtcgaggagctggaggaggctTTGGAAGCCGCAGGTCTGACCCCACTCCATTGGGTGGAGGTTTGCGGGGAAGTGGTAGCGGGGGCCAGTCCCACCGTGGCCACTCTCCAGGAGGTGGTAGAGGAAAGCTCCCATCCCTCCTGTCCAACCGCATGTACCCTGAGAGCGGGGGTTTCCAGGGTTCTACTCCAGGGCCTCACGACTTTCCTGGGAGGCATTTTGGAGGGGGCCCACGGGCTGGCCGCCAGCGAGGCCGCAAGAGACCCCTCAACAAA CAGGTGAAGCCGCAGCGAGAAGTTCAGAAGAAGAGAAAGCAGACTCTGACAGCAGCTGATGAGCCAGAGTCCAAGATAAACAGGACAGAGTGTGAAGGGTCAGAGGCTACAAAAG AAGAACCAGAGAAAAATGGCGCTGACAGTAAAGCAGAGACCGGCGCTGAG GATACAAAACCCACTGAAGATGGAGATCAAG CTTCACCCAAACAGGATGAGAAGAAAAAGCCTCAGGGCAAACAGACCCCTGTCCAGGGTCAAGAGAAGCACCCGAAAATGAGAAAGAGGAGAGGCTTCCTGGAAAG GGTGATGTTTGCATGTTCTGTGTGCAAATTCCGTTCATTTTACAAGGAGGAAATGGAAACTCACCTTGAAAGTCGCTTCCACAAGGACCACTTTAAGTTCCTTTCCAGCCAGTTGTCCAAACCCACCACAGACTTCTTACAG GAGTACTTGAAAAACAAGTTCAAGAAGACCGATGAGAGGGTCAGCCAGTTGGAAAACCACAGCGCCGCCATCTGCCAGATGTACAGAGAGCAGGATCTCACCAAGG ATCTTGGGATGGAGCATTTCATGAGGAAGGTGGAGGCGGCCCACTGTGCAGCATGTGACCTTTTCATTCCCATGCAGCCCCACTTGATTCAGAAGCACATCAAGTCTCCTGACCACAACTACAACCGGAAG GGCATGATGGAACAGTCCAAGCGGGGAAGTCTGTCAGTTGCCCGAAGCATCCTTAATCACAAGCTCATTGGCAAGAAGCTGGAGAGCTACCTCAAG ggtGAAAACCCATTCATCGGTAACCACGACGACCAGGATCCAGAGGACTCCATGGCAATGGATGTGTCTGAGTTGGAGTTACCCAGTGAGACGGCAGAAGGCCAGACAGAGGTGACAGCTGCCAAAGATGAGGCTGCGCCTGATGGAGAGACTGAAAAAGAGGTGGCTGAGGAGGAAACGGTGGAGACGACAACGGCAACAAcagcagtggtggaggaaaagatggaggagcagcagcaggaggaggagcaacagcagcaggagcaacagcagcaggaggaaaaccaagaagaagaggaaggctTTGAAGttggagaggaggaagaagaagatgagGGATATGTTGTGCATGATGAGCTTGGCGAAGAGGGATTACAGGGTGACCAGGAAGCCCAATTCCACGAGGACGAGGGAGTTGACAACTTGTTGGAAGCTGGGGATCACTAA
- the LOC142379155 gene encoding uncharacterized protein LOC142379155, with protein MCSTSCPLTEDPAAFVWYKNREFLYEDWSPWYQELVSSEEAVRYSCAIKGYEDLRAPEVSVDFVSPNCYSVTYEKGKMCSHQLKSVDEPCSVTYPRDVRVQLTSERYHVALSCDTSCPVTDPNPAFWWYWDRKLFCCCNSQNITSFNIKANIFSCALKSNEDLYSDETCRDASSCKKVNYVHRRICAPEGSSVDISSVYTYSAGGGTKLWYKKMQNVEENDADLLTVAEGRVEYHDKKNLHTLRLIDLQKNDSGEYIFSLKENYKENEPSQSPHVMLIVTGLKVTMNPSSEVTQGQKVTLTCGTSCPLTESTTYVWYLNGQPLSGPVNQNKHVLLDPVDCQHAGNYSCAVRTPDFISSPEEVLTVKARGKSVTIMNGVKVAVLLLIPPVVFTLYFMMRKKQAASASVKLREKEQAEQVE; from the exons ATGTGCAGCACCAGTTGTCCTCTGACTGAAGATCCTGCAGCCTTCGTCTGGTACAAGAACAGAGAGTTCCTCTATGAGGACTGGTCTCCCTGGTACCAAGAGCTGGTCAGCAGTGAGGAAGCAGTCAGATACTCCTGTGCTATCAAAGGCTACGAGGATCTCAGAGCCCCTGAGGTCTCAGTGG ATTTTGTCTCTCCAAACTGCTACAGTGTGACGTatgaaaaagggaaaatgtgtTCTCATCAGCTAAAATCAGTGGATGAGCCATGCTCGGTCACATATCCTAGAG ATGTGCGTGTTCAACTAACCTCTGAGAGATATCATGTTGCACTGAGCTGTGACACCAGCTGTCCTGTGACCGACCCAAATCCTGCCTTTTGGTGGTACTGGGACAGAAAGTTATTTTGTTGCTGCAACAGCCAGAACATTACATCTTTCAATATTAAAGCAAATATCTTCTCCTGTGCTTTAAAAAGCAATGAGGATCTGTACTCTGATGAAACAT GCAGAGACGCTTCATCCTGCAAGAAGGTGAATTATGTTCATAGGAGAATCTGCGCCCCGGAAGGTTCTTCCGTTGACATTTCCAGTGTGTACACATACTCAGCTGGAGGGGGCACGAAATTATGgtataaaaaaatgcaaaatgttGAAGAGAACGATGCTGACCTCCTAACAGTGGCTGAGGGCCGCGTGGAATACCATGACAAGAAAAACCTGCACACACTCAGACTTATTGACCTGCAGAAGAATGACTCAGGAGAATACATATTCTCTCTTAAGGAGAATTACAAGGAAAATGAACCGTCTCAGTCACCACACGTAATGCTGATTGTCACAG GTCTTAAAGTGACTATGAATCCCTCTTCAGAGGTGACACAGGGTCAGAAGGTCACACTGACCTGCGGTACCAGCTGTCCTCTGACAGAAAGCACAACCTACGTTTGGTATTTGAATGGCCAGCCGCTGAGTGGGCCTGTGAACCAAAACAAACATGTGCTTCTAGACCCTGTCGACTGTCAGCATGCAGGAAACTACTCCTGCGCTGTCAGAACTCCCGACTTTATAAGCTCCCCTGAGGAGGTTCTCACAGTCAAAG CACGCGGAAAATCTGTGACAATAATGAATGGAGTAAAAGTGGCCGTTTTATTACTGATCCCTCCTGTTGTTTTTACACTGTACTTCATGATGAG AAAGAAACAAGCTGCCTCTGCTTCTGTCAAATTACGTGAAAAAGAACAGGCGGAGCAG GTGGAATGA